GGGCGAAGTGGGGGACATCCTCATCTACGACGATTACGGCCACCATCCCAACGAAATATCGGCGACGCTGAACACCGTGCGCAATATATTCCCCGAGCGGCGCATCGTCGCCATCTTCCAGCCGCACCGTTTCAGCCGCACCGCCGCCCTTTATAAAGAGTTTGCGGATGCGTTGTCTCTTGCGGACAGGGCATTCATACTGCCCATATACGGTTCCGATGAAATGCCGATGGAGGGCGTCTCCTCCAAACTGATCTTTGACGCCGCCTCCGACGACATGCGCTCGCACTATGAGCTCTCGGGCAACTTTGACGACCTCATCACCTCGGTGTGCAAAGCCGCCCGCTCGGGAGACGTCATTCTGACCGTCGGCGCCGGCTCGGTGGGGACTCTTGGCAAGAAGATCGTTGAAAAATTGACAGAGATGCAGGCGTAGATGGAAAAAGGGGCGCTGATCACCAACTGCTCTTTAAAAGAGCTCAACACCTGGCAGTGCGGAGGCCGCTGCCTTTGGCTCGCCGCGCCCGCCTCGGCCTCCGAAGCGGTTTCGTTGATAGAAGAGGCCCGCGGCTCGTCTACCCGGCTATACACGCTGGGCGGAGGGTCTAACATCCTTGTGCAGGACGGCCTGCTGAACGCCGGGGTGATCTCGTCCGCGGCGCTGGATTCGCTGGATATCCGCGAAGACGGCGGGGCCGTGTCTGTCGAAGCCGGCGCCGGAGTCCAGGTGCGAAAGATGCTTGCCCTGGCTTTGGAAAGAGGGCTGGGCGGGCTCGCCTTCCTTACCGGCATACCGGGCACGATCGGCGGCGCTCTATACGGTAACGCGGGGGCGGCGGGCGAGAGCTTCGCCCCTCTTGTCGAGTGGATAGAGACGGTGTCGCACGCCGGGGAGCTGCGCCGCTGGCAGAGAGGGGATTTGTCCTGGCAATACAGGGAATCGCCTTGGAGAGAGCCGCCTCTTCTCATAACGAAGGCGTTGTTCCGTCTATTTTATGAGCAGAAAGATAACATTATAAAAAATATAAGACATTTTGCCGAACTGAAGAAAGGACAGCCCATCGGCGCCAAGACTGCTGGCTGCGTCTTTAAGAACCCGCCGGGCGAAGCAGCCGGGCGTCTGCTGGAGCAATGCGGCTGTAAAGAACTCTCCGTAGGAGGAGCGCGGGTATCTCAGCGTCACGCAAATTTTATTGAAAATCACGGATGCGCGCGCGCGGAAGATATATATAATTTGACCCGTATGTGTCAAAAAAGAGTCTATGAGGAGTTTGGAATAAAACTGGCCTATGAAATTAAATTCTTTGGGGCGTTTTAGGCGTCGAAAAAGATTAAGAAAAATATTGCTGGTCCTGTGCGCGTTGTTTATCGGATTTCTGATCGCGGCCGAGAGCCGTTTTGCCTTTATGCGCATCGGCGACATCCGGCTCGAACCGGCCCACGTCCTGCCGCAGTACGCGGTATGGGGCACTCTCACGCCGGATCAGGAACGTTTCTGGCCCGCTTTATGGCTTGCGAAGGGCGATTACGAGAGGCTCATCGAGGCTTTTTATCCGGTGGCCGTCGACTTGGATCTGCGCGGCTGGGGCCGCTTCGGCCTTACCGTGACGCCGCTGGTCCCGATTTATAAGGTGTATTGGGGAAGCAAATTCTGGTACCTTTCGGGGAGCGGCAAACTATGGCTTTCCTCGCTGCCTGAGAATAAGATACTTGCGGAGCACACGGCGGAAAACATGCCCGTGCTGACCTGGGGCGCGGACAGGGCCACGCCGATAGACATCTCCAAGGTCGAGGGCAATATATACGAGTCGAGCTTTCCCATCCCGCTGATAAAGAGTTGGTACAGGATGGCGGAGGAGCTCGGCTGGATCAAATATGTGAAGTTTCTCCAGGCTGAGGTAAAAGAGGGCACCCCGGTGGTAAGGGTGATATTTTACACGGCGGGAAATGAAAACGGCGCGCAGCTTCTGCTGCCGAACGAGGCCGATAAATGGGCGGAGACCGGACTGGCGGTCAAAAAACTCTATGGCGGCATCTCCAACCTGCCGCCCGACGTGTTTATAGACGGCACTTACAAAGGAAAGATCCTGATCCGCAATCTCAAACATGAGAAAAACGACGATGCGAATAAGGCGGCGGGGGAGGCGAAGGGAAAAGCAAAAAGCGGGAAACCATAAATACGTATTTGTCTGAAATAATCTCTTTATCGTATATATTTGTAGAGAAAGAATTATAATGTAAAATATAGGGAGAGTAAATCCCTAAGAAGAGGGGGCAATTGTTTTGTTTAAAAAGGCATCAAATTACCCGCAGAGCCGCGAGCCTGATCTGCTAGTCGGCCTTGACTTGGGGACAAGCAAGGTGACGGTGGTGGTGGCCGAGCGCGAGGCCGAGGGCGACGAGGCTCAGGTGATCGGGGTGGGGCAGGCCCCGTCCAACGGGATACGCAAAGGTCTTATCGTAAACCTCGACCAGGCGGTAAGATCTGTACGCCAGGCGGTAAGCGACGCCCAGAATATGGTCGGGCAGGACCTCAGCGAAGTGACGGTCGCCTTTGGCGGCGGCGAGGTCACGAGCATCCGTTCAAAGGGAATGGTCTCCCTGGGACGCACGCCGCGCCCCGTTATGCGCCTCGATATAGAACGCGTCATCGACGCCGCCCAGGCCGATGTCGTTGTGCCTACGAACCAGAGTATCCTTCATACGATACCTGTCGAATATTCGCTGGACGGCAATATCGGCATCGACGACCCCCTCGGTATGAATGCCATGCGTCTTGATATTGAGGTACAATCGATAATCGTTCCGACCGCGACCATTCAGAACGTATATAACTGCGTGAATAAGGCCGGGCTCAAAGTGAACAGCCTGGTTATAAAGCCGCTCGTATCGGCCCTCGGCGTGCTCTCGCCAGAGGACGCCCTCGCCGGCGCGGTCGTCGTCGATATTGGCGGCGGCACCACCGGAGTTGCGGTATTCGCCGACGGCAGGCCGAAGCACCTGGCGCTGCTGCCGGTAGGCGGAGACCATATCACGAACGACCTCGGCAGCGTGCTGCGGCTGCCGCTCAACAAGGCGGAAGAGCTCAAGCGCTCCGTCTCGCTGAAGGCGGATTTCGACGCCGAGGAGACCCTCAATTTTACCCACCTCACCCGTGAGTACAGCATCTCGAAGGAGGACCTTTACGATATCGTCCGCTGCCGCTTTGAAGAGCTGACGGACGACCTCGTCAAACCGGAGATAAAGGCGGCGAAGATAACCATGCTTCCCGGCGGCCTGCTTCTCACCGGCGGAGTCTCCAAGACCGAGGGGATAGACGATTTCATCATCGAGAAGATGGACCTTCCGGCGCGCGTGGCGATGCCGGTGGACGCGAACCGTATGCCTCCCGGGCGCAATACCCAGGAATATTCCTCGGCGGCCGGCATCATAAAATATATCCTTGAGCGCGAACGCGATCCTTTCCGCTACCTTGACAACCCGACGGTCGGCAAGACGGAGCAGCTCAAGGGGACGCCGACCTACGCGCCGCTGTCGGAGGGCATACCGATCGGGCAGAAAGATAAGGACGCTCCAGGTTTCAATCCCGTGGACGCCGTGAAGAAACTCTTCGGAGATCTTTTTTGAGAGCGTATGGAGGAATAAAAAGTTATGGGTGCCATGTCAGAAATTTTCCAGCTTGACAAATCGAACTTCCCGGCTAGGGAGGTCATAAAGGTAGTAGGAGTGGGCGGCGCGGGCAACAACGCGCTGAACCACATAATCCGCGGCGGCGTCAGCGGCGTTGAGTTCATCGCGGCGAACACGGACATCGCCCACCTCGAGCTTTCGGAGGCCAGCTGCCGCATAATACTCGGCAAAGAGCTGACGAAGGGCCTCGGAGCCGGTTCCGATCCAGAGATCGGCAACAAGTCGGCGATGGAGTCGCGCGAGGAGCTGCGCGCCGTGGTCGAGGGTGCGGATATGGTATTCGTCGCCGCCGGGATGGGCGGCGGCACAGGCACAGGGGCGGCTCCGGTCATCGCCGGGATCGCCAAAGAGGCGGGAGCGCTCGTGGTGGCGGTCGTTACGCTGCCCTTCACCTTTGAGGGGCGCAGGAGGATAAGGCAGGCGAATTCCGGCATCGTGCAGCTGCGCGACAAGGTCGACGCGCTGATCATCATTCCGAACGACAGGCTGCTCGGCGTCACCGACAAAAAGACCTCCGTAAACGATGCCTTCAGAATGGCAGACGGCGTGCTGCATCAGGCGGTACAGGGCGTGACGGACCTTATCAAGCGCCCCGGCCTCGTCAATGTAGACTTCGCCGACGTTAAAACCATCATGTCGAACGCCGGCACCGCGATAATGGGGATCGGCGAGGGCTACGGAGAAAAGCGCGCGGCGACGGCGGCCTTCAACGCCATCAACAGCCCGCTGATGGACAGCAAGATGAGCGGCGCGAAGGGGATACTGTTTAATATCACCGGCGGCGCAAGCGTCGGCATCCACGAGATCAACGAGGCGATAAGCATTATCACCGAGGCCGCCGACGAGGACGCCTTCATAATATGGGGCCACGTATTCGACCCCGAGATGGAGGACTCCATCCAGATCACGGTCATCGCCACCGGTTTTGACGATAACGATAAACAGGAATCCGGCGTTCCTAAGACCGCCGCCTTCTCCGCGCCCGAACCGGCGCCGGTACGCGCCGCGGCGCAGAGCGTCAGAACGAATTCTACCGGCGTGACGACCAAAGGGCTGGATATCGCCGCCGTAAAAAACCTCAACAGCTATACGGCGGCCAAGAGCGCGCCGGTGCATCAGCCCGAGCCTGTTCAGACAGAACAGCCGGCAGAACAGAAACCTAAACGTCATGAACAGGTGATAAAAACTGCCCCGAATGTAACAGTCACGGACGAGGACCTCTTCAAGCAGAGCGGGGCTCCCGTGGACCAGTACGACATTCCGGCCTATCTCAGAAAGAGGCGGCAATCCTGAAAAAAGAGAGCCGCACCCCTCCTCGTCGGCCCGCGAAGATAACGGCGTGGCAGAGCTGGGAAGACTACAGAAGAGACGAAGAGTGGATCACGGAGCTGCCCAAGGGAGGAGATTTGCCTTGGGCTCTCTTTTATCCCGCGGATTACGCGATCGGCTCCGCCAACCTCGGCTTTCATTATGTGTTTCAGCGGCTGCGCGAGTCGGGTGTGGCGGCGGAGCGCTTCTTCGCCGCTCCGGTGCCCTACCGTTCGGTCGACGCGGACACGATGCTCGAACGTTTTTCCGTCATTACCGCGAGCGTCGCCTATGAGGGCGACATCCCCGCCTTTTACCGCTGGCTCTCGGGAGCCAACATCCCGCTGCTGGCGGAAGACAGGATCGCGGGCTCTTTCCCTGTGATCGGGATGGGCGGCGCGCTCTCCTATATCAACCCTCTCACCGTCTCCGGCGTGTGCGACTTTATAATCCTCGGCGACGGCATGGAGGTCATGGATCATGTCATTGAATCGCTGCGGGCCTACGAGGGCGGCTGCGGACGGAACGAACTCTGGCGCCGGCTTTCGGAAAACCCATGCATCCTGGTGCCGCCTGTCGACATCAAAGAGGGCAAATTGGTCCGAGACCTAAAGATCGGCCGGTTGCTCGACCTCAACGGCCCCTATCCCGTGCACAGCGCCTGGATGACCGAAAGGGGGGCTTTCGGCCGGACGCTGCTGCTGGAGCTGCAGCGCGGCTGCGCGCGCTCCTGCAGCTATTGCACCCTGCCGCAGTGTTTTGGCAAGATGCGCTGGCGGAAGTTCGAGGTGATCGAGGAGGCGCTCGAAAAGATCACCGCTCGTTTCGACGTGCCGCAGGCCGGGCTTGTGACGCCGGAGGCGGGGGACTATCCCTTTCTTCCGCAGCTGGTAGACAGGCTGATAGAAAAAAAAATAGGGGTGTCATTTGCCTCCCTGCGCCTTGACCGTCTCAGCGAACAGATGATCACGGCGCTTGCGGGCAGCGGCAGACACAGCATAACGGTC
The window above is part of the Cloacibacillus evryensis DSM 19522 genome. Proteins encoded here:
- the ftsZ gene encoding cell division protein FtsZ, which translates into the protein MGAMSEIFQLDKSNFPAREVIKVVGVGGAGNNALNHIIRGGVSGVEFIAANTDIAHLELSEASCRIILGKELTKGLGAGSDPEIGNKSAMESREELRAVVEGADMVFVAAGMGGGTGTGAAPVIAGIAKEAGALVVAVVTLPFTFEGRRRIRQANSGIVQLRDKVDALIIIPNDRLLGVTDKKTSVNDAFRMADGVLHQAVQGVTDLIKRPGLVNVDFADVKTIMSNAGTAIMGIGEGYGEKRAATAAFNAINSPLMDSKMSGAKGILFNITGGASVGIHEINEAISIITEAADEDAFIIWGHVFDPEMEDSIQITVIATGFDDNDKQESGVPKTAAFSAPEPAPVRAAAQSVRTNSTGVTTKGLDIAAVKNLNSYTAAKSAPVHQPEPVQTEQPAEQKPKRHEQVIKTAPNVTVTDEDLFKQSGAPVDQYDIPAYLRKRRQS
- a CDS encoding B12-binding domain-containing radical SAM protein translates to MPWALFYPADYAIGSANLGFHYVFQRLRESGVAAERFFAAPVPYRSVDADTMLERFSVITASVAYEGDIPAFYRWLSGANIPLLAEDRIAGSFPVIGMGGALSYINPLTVSGVCDFIILGDGMEVMDHVIESLRAYEGGCGRNELWRRLSENPCILVPPVDIKEGKLVRDLKIGRLLDLNGPYPVHSAWMTERGAFGRTLLLELQRGCARSCSYCTLPQCFGKMRWRKFEVIEEALEKITARFDVPQAGLVTPEAGDYPFLPQLVDRLIEKKIGVSFASLRLDRLSEQMITALAGSGRHSITVAPETGGEALRFGCGKKFTDDLILEKLAMAKNLGIDRVKLYFMIGLPGESDEDVAAMTGLCRRIIAETGQSLTLSINPFIPKPGTPWKDEIFCGKHTIRQKYEKIKKDMRTIVKKTPQLRLTGIKEAETEFNLAWYGYNESRKLAEYIESGITKLPESDRERTRTELGRFM
- the ftsA gene encoding cell division protein FtsA; the protein is MFKKASNYPQSREPDLLVGLDLGTSKVTVVVAEREAEGDEAQVIGVGQAPSNGIRKGLIVNLDQAVRSVRQAVSDAQNMVGQDLSEVTVAFGGGEVTSIRSKGMVSLGRTPRPVMRLDIERVIDAAQADVVVPTNQSILHTIPVEYSLDGNIGIDDPLGMNAMRLDIEVQSIIVPTATIQNVYNCVNKAGLKVNSLVIKPLVSALGVLSPEDALAGAVVVDIGGGTTGVAVFADGRPKHLALLPVGGDHITNDLGSVLRLPLNKAEELKRSVSLKADFDAEETLNFTHLTREYSISKEDLYDIVRCRFEELTDDLVKPEIKAAKITMLPGGLLLTGGVSKTEGIDDFIIEKMDLPARVAMPVDANRMPPGRNTQEYSSAAGIIKYILERERDPFRYLDNPTVGKTEQLKGTPTYAPLSEGIPIGQKDKDAPGFNPVDAVKKLFGDLF
- the murB gene encoding UDP-N-acetylmuramate dehydrogenase, whose protein sequence is MEKGALITNCSLKELNTWQCGGRCLWLAAPASASEAVSLIEEARGSSTRLYTLGGGSNILVQDGLLNAGVISSAALDSLDIREDGGAVSVEAGAGVQVRKMLALALERGLGGLAFLTGIPGTIGGALYGNAGAAGESFAPLVEWIETVSHAGELRRWQRGDLSWQYRESPWREPPLLITKALFRLFYEQKDNIIKNIRHFAELKKGQPIGAKTAGCVFKNPPGEAAGRLLEQCGCKELSVGGARVSQRHANFIENHGCARAEDIYNLTRMCQKRVYEEFGIKLAYEIKFFGAF